A single window of Nicotiana sylvestris chromosome 5, ASM39365v2, whole genome shotgun sequence DNA harbors:
- the LOC104247437 gene encoding uncharacterized protein, translated as MMVEQQTVATTVRNLERQVGQLASAQNTRPTGALPSDTEANPRAALNAASLRNGRQLEEVLSKKRKQVTFNERPTTIESTLEKAKEPEKPAGKAVAEQPPQLVARPPPPFPQRLQKLRDNTAYKKFLDILKQVQINIPFVDILQEVPKYAKYIKDIVTNKRRLTKFETVTLTDECSSIIQGKLPQKLKDPNSWGWVSHAQQQLANRSLAHPEGVIEDVLVQVGSFIFPADFIILDYEPDQEVPFILGRPFLAMGRAIIDVCKGKMTMRVGDRVEVFNVLQSTQVTSPL; from the exons ATGATGGTTGAACAACAAACCGTCGCCACAACAGTGAGAAATTTGGAGCGTCAAGTGGGACAGCTTGCCAGTGCTCAAAACACTAGACCAACTGGAGCTCTTCCAAGTGACACTGAAGCAAATCCTAGGGCGGCCCTTAATGCCGCGTCGTTGAGGAATGGGAGACAACTAGAGGAAGTTCTTTCTAAAAAAAGGAAACAAGTGACTTTTAATGAGAGGCCAACCACTATAGAATCAACATTAGAGAAAGCTAAGGAGCCAGAGAAGCCAGCTGGAAAGGCGGTGGCTGAGCAACCCCCACAATTGGTTGCAAGGCCACCACCTCCATTCCCTCAAAGATTGCAGAAATTAAGAGATAATACCGCATATAAAAAGTTTCTTGATATCTTGAAGCAGGTGCAAATTAATATTCCATTTGTTGACATCTTACAAGAAGTACCCAAATATGCAAAATACATCAAGGACATTGTGACAAATAAAAGGAGGCTAACCAAGTTCGAGACTGTGACACTCACTGACGAGTGCAGTTCCATAATTCAAGGCAAGTTACCTCAGAAATTGAAGGATCCAA ACAGTTGGGGTTGGGTGAGCCACGCCCAACAACAGTTAGCTAATCGCTCCCTTGCTCATCCTGAgggggtgattgaagatgtgctaGTTCAAGTGGGTTCTTTCATATTCCCTGCTGATTTCATTATCCTGGACTACGAGCCCGATCAGGAAGTCCCATTTATTTTGGGGCGTCCATTTCTAGCCATGGGTCGAGCTATTATTGATGTTTGCAAAGGAAAGATGACAATGAGAGTGGGTGATCGAGTGGAGGTCTTCAATGTTTTACAGAGCACTCAAGTTACCAGCCCACTATGA